The following proteins are encoded in a genomic region of Synechococcus sp. ROS8604:
- a CDS encoding methyltransferase domain-containing protein, protein MTNSAFSTAASTAAGYYDSNDADRFYAEIWGGEDIHIGLYNAVNEPIASASRRTVEALAALIQAPQTDSPMESSCVVDLGSGYGGAARHLCQNPLVKVEAINISAVENTRHRELNRAAGLDRQIQVHDASFEAVPLEDACADVVWSQDAILHSGDRQQVMKEAARLLKPGGVMVMTDPMASDGVPSSSLSAILERIHLSDLGSPERYKDWANNAGLQRDVWDDRTPMLIRHYSRVRDELQRRHDELKLSISPNYLSKMDAGLQHWVEGGNAGRLCWGLMRYRKPEECWP, encoded by the coding sequence ATGACCAACTCTGCCTTTTCAACGGCTGCTTCCACTGCAGCCGGTTATTACGACAGCAACGATGCCGATCGCTTTTACGCCGAAATTTGGGGCGGAGAAGATATTCATATCGGCCTTTACAACGCGGTGAATGAACCCATTGCCAGCGCGAGTCGTCGCACGGTGGAAGCACTGGCAGCACTGATCCAAGCGCCGCAAACAGATAGCCCTATGGAGAGCTCTTGCGTTGTGGACCTTGGCTCGGGCTACGGCGGAGCCGCTCGCCACCTCTGCCAAAACCCCCTGGTGAAGGTGGAAGCCATCAATATCTCTGCCGTTGAGAACACGCGTCATCGTGAACTCAATCGTGCAGCTGGCTTGGACCGTCAGATCCAGGTGCACGACGCTTCTTTTGAGGCCGTCCCTCTGGAGGATGCCTGCGCCGATGTGGTTTGGAGCCAGGATGCCATCCTCCACTCGGGCGATCGGCAACAGGTGATGAAGGAGGCCGCAAGGCTGCTCAAGCCCGGTGGCGTGATGGTGATGACAGATCCGATGGCCAGCGACGGAGTTCCGTCTTCATCACTCTCCGCCATCCTTGAGCGGATTCATCTCTCCGATCTGGGATCTCCGGAGCGATACAAAGACTGGGCGAACAACGCTGGGCTCCAACGCGATGTTTGGGATGACCGCACCCCCATGCTGATCCGTCACTACAGCCGTGTTCGAGACGAGCTCCAACGGCGCCATGACGAGTTGAAACTGAGCATTAGCCCCAATTATCTCTCAAAAATGGACGCGGGTCTCCAGCACTGGGTTGAAGGAGGCAATGCCGGCAGGCTCTGCTGGGGCCTGATGCGCTATCGCAAACCAGAAGAATGCTGGCCATGA
- a CDS encoding class I SAM-dependent methyltransferase: MSSFTNPSAIEQSDAQRFGDSPERVRETDHYEQEYIEQFVDRWDRLIDWEAREKAEGDFFIKLLHQHGAKSVLDVATGTGFHSVRLLREGFDVVSVDGSPNMLARAFKNARERDLLMRTVHADWRFLNRDVHGVFDAVICLGNSFTHLFREQDRRKALAEYYAVLKHNGVLILDHRNYDRLLEGNSKSGKSNVYCGKDVEVGPEHVDDGLARFRYAFSDGSTYHLNMFPLRHGYVRRLMREVGFQRINTFGDYQQGHDDPDFYVHVAEKEYRFDTDMTAI, encoded by the coding sequence ATGTCATCGTTCACGAACCCCTCTGCCATTGAACAGAGTGATGCCCAACGGTTCGGAGATTCACCTGAACGGGTTCGTGAAACCGATCACTATGAGCAAGAATACATTGAACAATTTGTTGACCGATGGGATCGATTAATTGATTGGGAGGCGCGCGAAAAAGCAGAGGGAGATTTCTTTATCAAGCTATTGCATCAGCACGGAGCCAAATCCGTCCTTGATGTCGCAACTGGAACAGGATTTCACTCTGTTCGCTTATTACGAGAAGGATTTGATGTTGTCAGTGTGGACGGAAGTCCAAACATGCTGGCGCGTGCATTTAAGAATGCCCGTGAACGCGACTTATTAATGCGCACCGTGCATGCCGACTGGCGCTTCCTTAACCGCGATGTGCATGGTGTTTTCGATGCAGTGATCTGCTTAGGCAATTCCTTCACCCACCTGTTCAGAGAGCAAGATCGACGCAAAGCGTTAGCGGAGTACTACGCCGTGCTGAAACATAACGGTGTACTGATTTTGGATCACAGAAATTACGATCGCTTGCTGGAAGGAAACTCCAAAAGTGGCAAAAGCAATGTTTACTGCGGCAAAGATGTTGAAGTTGGGCCAGAGCATGTCGACGACGGCCTCGCTCGCTTTCGCTACGCCTTCAGCGACGGGAGTACCTATCACTTAAATATGTTCCCTTTGCGTCATGGCTACGTGAGGCGCCTCATGCGTGAAGTGGGATTTCAACGAATCAATACCTTTGGCGACTACCAACAGGGGCATGACGATCCTGACTTCTATGTGCATGTTGCGGAAAAGGAATACCGCTTTGACACCGACATGACTGCGATTTAA